The nucleotide window TCCGTGATATACCAGAAAGCTGACCAATAAGTTAATTCTAATTTATTCCGCTGTCTGGGAAATATGATCCGATTTCCCGTTTTTTGTTTTTGTTGTCCCGGATTCCGCCTAGGTCTGAAAAATGAATCCTCTCAATCACCGGTATGGGCTGTCGAGCCCTGAAATAAAAAAAGCCCCGGCACAGGGCCGGGGCAGTGGAAGATATCAGGAGTTAGCTCCCAATAGGATCTCGTTAATGCCGACTCACTGGTTGCTTCGACGGCGAAGAATAGTTGCGGCATAAAGCAGGGCGGCGGCGATGGCCAGGCCGACCCAGAAGGAGGGCAGGGTGGCACTCTGCAGAACTTCCAGGGCCTCGGTTGTTGTAATTCTTGTGCTCTCATGATCGTTTGCGTCGATAAAGGAGGCCATACTGCCCAGTTGGTTCTGCAGCCAGTTGGCCAGATATGATTTTTCGTAGAGTATATATTCGGCTACGAAGACAATGACGGGCGGAATAACGGCGGTCAACAATGGCGTACGTTTGGCTACGGCGGAGGCCAGCATCAGGTAGGCGAAGACCGGCATTGCCCACAAGCTGTACATGATCACCATGACAAATTCAGTGACAAACAGGGAAGGCAGGTTGGCTGGCGCGATAAACAGGTCCCAGGCATTATGTCCGCTAACCAGGGTAACAAGGCTGAGCAGGGCAAGCACCACGAACTGAGTGGCAAAGGTAAAAGCCAAGGCAATCAGCGGCGTGATAAACATGTTGCTGATGATTTTTGCGGCTACAGTCTGCAGGTCGGAAACAGGCATGGATTTCCAGAACAGAATGCTGTTGTCCTTGCGTTCATCATACAGGCTTCCGAGGCTGTTGAAAACCATGTTGAACCAGGTGATGATAGCGATGAAAACACCCGCGGATAGCATGCTGGCGGCAACAATTTCCATTCTTTTGCTCTGGATCAAGCCTTCAAACTCATCAAGCATCTCGATCAGGGAGTAATAGTTGACATCGTTGATGGTCATCTGGGTAGTTTCAAGTCCGATGTAGCTTCCAAACAGGGCGATCAGGATCAGAAACAGGCTGATGCCGCCGCCAACCATCGGACCGTAGAACATACTGCGACGGTTTTCCCAGAATTCCCTCAGCAGGAGGGTTTTAAACGGGCTGTATCCGGTGACTTTAATAATATCGGTTTTCATTTTCTTTCTCCGTAAAATTCGGACAGCTTCAGGCGTCAAGTGTCTGTGTCATGCGACAGGTGTCCAGACTGCAGACCACGACTTGGTCGTTGACCTGTTTGTGGGACAGGCTGGCGCGACTGTTTTCGCTCCGGGCTTTGTCAAGAGCGGTGAAGCCGGTGACGGCTATGGTGAAGAGCAGTGCCGCAAGTCCCGTGTTGATCAGGATATGCAACGGTTTCAGCTTCTGTGTCCGCGCCAGTTCCAGTTCCTGATCGCGGATCAGGCCAAGAAAGCTTTGCGGTTTGATATCACTGGAAAATATGCTCTTCATTTCTCTTCTCCTTGACAGCGGGGTCACTGTTCCCGGGTCATCAGGGTGACAAACAGGTCGGACAGACTGAGCCGTCCCACTTCACCAAGTTGTTCCAGTTCGACACGCGGACGATTGTTGAAAATCATTGTCGTCCGGCCGAGGGTTGTCTGTTCCTGCAGCGGGTCGAGGGCGCGTGCGTCGTTAATATGTTCTGCCTTCGGGTGCAGGACGAACCAGTGTTCACCAATTTCCTCCATCGAGGTTTTGTGCATGATCCGGCCTTCCCGGATAAAGACCACGTCGGACAGGATATTCTCGATCTCGTCCACCTGGTGGGTGGTGATCAGGATGGTTTTCTGTTCATCGAAATAGTCTTCCAGCAACTGGCTGTAGAATTTTTTCCGGTTCAGGATGTCCAGGCCGAGGGTTGGCTCGTCAAGCACCAGCAGGCTGGCGTCGATGGCCATGACCAGGGCCAGATGGACCTGGACGATCATGCCCTTTGACAGGTGGCGGATCTTTTTGTCCAGCGGCACCGTGGTGTCGGCGAGAAAGCGCAGGGCCCGCTGCCGGTCGAATTTGGGATGAACGCCTTCGACAAAGTCTATGGCCTGGTTCACCTTCATCCATTTGGGCAGGATGGCGACGTCCGAGATAAAGCAGACGTCTTTCATCAGTTCATCGCGGTTGGCATAGGGAGCCAATCCCAGGACATGCAGGTCGCCTTCATAATCGGACAGGCCGAGGATGGTGTTGATCAGAGTGGTTTTCCCTGCACCGTTGGCGCCGATAATGCCAACGATCTGGCCCCGTTCGATATCCAGGTCGACACCTCTGAGGGCTTCGAAGGAACCGTAGTTTTTCCTCAGGTTTCTGGCTGTGATCAATGTGGTCATATCGATACCCCTTACGCTTGGTTTTCGGTGGATTCAGCCACCAGTTTTTTCGGGTCAAGGCCCAGACGGGCAATGCGTTTAATAATTTCGGGCCATTCGTCCCTCAGAAATTTCTGCTGTTCGGCTTTGAGCAGGTTTTCGCGGGCACCTTCAAGTACAAACATTCCAAGACCTCTTCGTTTTTCTACCAACCCCTCATCCACCAGTTCGCTGTAGGCTTTGGACGCGGTGATGGGGTTGATCTGATATTCCACGGCGACCTTGCGGACTGAAGGAAGCATTTCGCCCTCTGCCAGGATCCCTTCCAGAATCATGGTGCGGACCTGTTCCTTCAGCTGAAGGTAAATTGGTTGGTCATTTTTCCACTGTTCTGCCACGGTCAAATTCCAATCTTAAAGTTTCGGCACTGTTATGCTGTTGTGGTGTTTAAGTGTTGTAGTAACATAATACACCTAAACAACTAATGTCAACACTCTGATTTTAAAAATTTATATAACCATTATATTTCAATATGTTACAGGTATATTATTTACTCGAAAGGGACGGTTCAGGGTGTTATAGTCGGGGGCATACAGGGCAAATCGAGTATTAAAATGAACGAAAAATCGGAAAGATACGACTCCGTCATCCGGGAAATACTGGCGGTGGTGGACGGGGAAAACAGTCTTATCGCCCGCATGGCGACCATCAACTGTCTGCTGCCGCAGGCATTTGAAACCTATTTCTGGACTGGGTTTTATCTGGTTGATCCGGACCGGCCGCAGGAACTGGTGGTCGGCCCGTATCAGGGAACGCTCGGTTGCCTTCGTATTCCTTTCGGCAAAGGGGTGTGCGGGGCGGTGGCGGCAACCGGTGAAACCCAGCTGGTGGAAGATGTGCATGCCTTTCCCGGTCATATTGCCTGTGACAGCCGGACCAATTCAGAGATTGTGGTGCCGGTCTTTGATGCTTCCGGCAAGCTGATTGCCGTCTTTGATGTGGACAGTACGCAAAGCTCTGCATTCGATGAGGTGGACCGTCAAAAGCTGGAACATCTGATATCTGAAGTTTTTGGAAAAGCGTGATGCCCCTTATCCTGTTGACCGTACTTATCCTCTATTTCCTGTTTATTCTGGTGCTGAGCCTGGTCCATATCGATAATCACCGGGTGACGGAAAAGAAACTTGCCGTAACGGGACTGCTGGCGGCTGTGGTGCCGCTGGGGATGGGGCTGGGTAAAATCCTTGCCGCAATCGGCTTTCCGGCAACAGTTAATGTCATCGGCTGGCTGTTGTGGCTGTTTGTGCCCTATATCCTTCGACTGTTTATTTACGGTCTGGTTTATCTACTACGTGACCGGGGGCAGGAAGCTCCTTTAGCTGCTGCCGAGGTAGCGCCGGGCGGGGAAGAGGATCAGTAATAATCAGGCTTGTATGTTTGTACAATAGAGTGCATTCTTTCCTGAAAGCTTAACCAGTCAGGGGATTGTACAAATGAAAAAACTATGTCTGGGCCTGTTGACGGCCTTTACCTTTATTCTTCCGGCCTTCGGTGGTCAGGACGCCACGGTCAAGGTGGTCAGGGCGGCGCATCTTGTCGATGTGGAAAAAGGGAAAATACATGACAATATGATGGTCTGGATCGAGGGCGACAAAATTACCAAAGTTGCCAGCCAGGATACCGAAATCGCCCTGCCTGAAGGGGCGGAGATTATTGATCTGGGTGCGGACAGTTACCTGATGCCGGGGCTGATGGACAGCCATGTGCATCTGATCGGCTCTCCGATATTCGGTTATGACTCCTACCAGCATTCGACGGCCAGGCAGCTTGTTTACGGCGTGGCCAACGCAAAGATTACCCTTGAAGCCGGATTTACCACGGTCCGTAATGTGGGGGCATCGGGTTTCACCGATGTGGCTCTGCGTGACGCCATCAATGAGGGTGATGTGCCCGGCCCGCGCATGCTGGTGTCCGGTCCCGCCCTTGGCATTACCGGCGGACATTGTGATGAAAATATGCTGCCCTATGATTATCATGAAAAGGCAGAGGGGGTCGCTGACGGTCCCTGGGAAGTGCGCCGCATGGTGCGCCAGAATATTAAATATGGCGCAGACATGATCAAATTCTGCGGCACCGGCGGAGTCTTTTCCAAAGGAACCATCGTCGGCGCCCAGCAATATTCCCTTGAGGAAATGAAAGCCATCGTCGAGGAGGCCCATATGGCCGGCCGCAAGGTGGCTGTGCATGCCCACGGCACCGAGGGCATCAAATCTGCGATCCTGGCCGGAGCGGACAGCATCGAACATGTCAGTTACCTTGATGACGAGGGTATCAAGCTGGCCAAGAAACACGGCACCTGGTTTTCCATGGATATCTACAATGACGATTTTATCCTGCAGGAAGGCGCCAAGCACGGCATGACCGAGGAATCCCTGGCCAAGGAGCGGGCCGTCGGCCTGCGTCAGCGTCAGAGTTTTGAGCGTGCGGTCAAGGCCGGGGTTAAAATGTCCTACGGCACCGACGCCGGCGTTTATCCCCACGGCGGTAACGGCAAACAGATGGTCAAGATGGTCGAATGGGGCATGACGCCCATGCAGGCCGTGATCACGGCGACCCGGGAAACTGCGATCCTTTTCGGTCTTCAGGACCGGGTAGGCATTATCAAGGAAGGCATGCTGGCGGATATGGTCGCCATCAAGGGTGATCCCCTGGCTGACCTTTCCCTGTTTGAAAAAGTCGGT belongs to Emcibacter sp. and includes:
- a CDS encoding ABC transporter ATP-binding protein; this encodes MTTLITARNLRKNYGSFEALRGVDLDIERGQIVGIIGANGAGKTTLINTILGLSDYEGDLHVLGLAPYANRDELMKDVCFISDVAILPKWMKVNQAIDFVEGVHPKFDRQRALRFLADTTVPLDKKIRHLSKGMIVQVHLALVMAIDASLLVLDEPTLGLDILNRKKFYSQLLEDYFDEQKTILITTHQVDEIENILSDVVFIREGRIMHKTSMEEIGEHWFVLHPKAEHINDARALDPLQEQTTLGRTTMIFNNRPRVELEQLGEVGRLSLSDLFVTLMTREQ
- a CDS encoding GntR family transcriptional regulator, whose product is MAEQWKNDQPIYLQLKEQVRTMILEGILAEGEMLPSVRKVAVEYQINPITASKAYSELVDEGLVEKRRGLGMFVLEGARENLLKAEQQKFLRDEWPEIIKRIARLGLDPKKLVAESTENQA
- a CDS encoding GAF domain-containing protein, translated to MNEKSERYDSVIREILAVVDGENSLIARMATINCLLPQAFETYFWTGFYLVDPDRPQELVVGPYQGTLGCLRIPFGKGVCGAVAATGETQLVEDVHAFPGHIACDSRTNSEIVVPVFDASGKLIAVFDVDSTQSSAFDEVDRQKLEHLISEVFGKA
- a CDS encoding amidohydrolase family protein yields the protein MKKLCLGLLTAFTFILPAFGGQDATVKVVRAAHLVDVEKGKIHDNMMVWIEGDKITKVASQDTEIALPEGAEIIDLGADSYLMPGLMDSHVHLIGSPIFGYDSYQHSTARQLVYGVANAKITLEAGFTTVRNVGASGFTDVALRDAINEGDVPGPRMLVSGPALGITGGHCDENMLPYDYHEKAEGVADGPWEVRRMVRQNIKYGADMIKFCGTGGVFSKGTIVGAQQYSLEEMKAIVEEAHMAGRKVAVHAHGTEGIKSAILAGADSIEHVSYLDDEGIKLAKKHGTWFSMDIYNDDFILQEGAKHGMTEESLAKERAVGLRQRQSFERAVKAGVKMSYGTDAGVYPHGGNGKQMVKMVEWGMTPMQAVITATRETAILFGLQDRVGIIKEGMLADMVAIKGDPLADLSLFEKVGFVMKDGKVYKNTLQ